Sequence from the Thunnus maccoyii chromosome 11, fThuMac1.1, whole genome shotgun sequence genome:
AGTGCTTCATTTCAAGGTGTATCAGTGCAGGCCCATTCTAGCAACCATTGTtatgcacatactgtagactATATCCATGGATGGGGACGAGGCTGGGCGGGAAGTGGCAACGTGGGGGAGGTGGCCAAGGACCCAGATAAGAGGGGGAGGAAGACCAACTTCAGGTTTGTGCATCTGACTGGGCCAGCCCAAGTCCTGGACAGTCGTGGAGGAGTCTGCTGTTGGTTCATTTTCATCATGGCTGCTGTTCAAACGGAGGTTTCCCTGTACTCACAACCATGGCAGAGGCCTTTGCACATCTATGGGGGGCTGGTGTGCAACTCTCTGATGGCTGGtaagcttttttttgtcttcttggCCATTTCAACTCAGTCGTATTGTATTATGAGAGACGTTAAGAGATACCACTGCATtacatttcttatttcttttataCATGTACAAACATTTTAGTGACTGTGGTATGGCTGAATTTAAGCAACAAATtcctagttttgttttttgttcttgaAAGTTAGTTTTTGTAGTAAGGATTGCATAATGAAAGTGTTGACTGGGCTCTGCAGCGGCCCTGGGTGTCTAGTTCATTCTTGTTAGTTCAGGGAGTTTGTTGTTTATAGTTGGGATGACCCTGAAACCAGAAAAACATGTATTCAAATGAGGTCATCTTAACATCACAATGGACAGAGAGCAAGATCGCTTTGGCCATGAgctatctgtgtgttttctgaacGTGGAGACTTCTCTGATCTTATTGTGTGTCTCAGACTCCTGGTCGGACAGAACTCCTCTCCATGAAGCAGCCTACCAGGGCAGACTGCTCCACCTGAGATCCCTCATCACTCAGGTAAACTTACACTGGCTCTTTCTTGACATGCACAACACAAGCATGGATTGTATGatgaaatacaaatgaaaaccTAAAGACAGTTTATCCTCTCTGATGTCACCTGCAGGGCTTCCATGTAGACACGCTCACCATGGACAGAGTCTCTCCTCTCCATGAGGCTTGTCTCGGGGGCCATTATGCTTGTGCCAAGTTCCTGCTGGACAGTGGTGCAAATGTAAGAGTGCAGGCTGTTTTCAGTTTGgagatatatttatttttagggTGTTTATGATCTAAATGTGGGGGAATTTGTTAACACGTTTTGAATAAGGAAACATGGGTCTTTTAACAGTGGTATTATATTGTTTCCTCACACATTCCTCCACAGGTGGACGCAGTATCAACAGATGGCGCCACACCTCTTTTCAACTCCTGCAGCAGTGGGAGTGCTGCCTGTGTCAGGCTGATCCTGCAGCACAGTGCCTCCATCCACACCACATACCAGCTGGCGTCACCCATCCATGAGGCCGCAAAGaaaggtgtgtatgtgcagaTATGTACAGATACTAGAGACGTGGTCTGTCACAGCACAGATTCTGACATAgtgttgtttcttgtttctctttcatCAGATCACAGAGAGTGTCTGGAGCTGCTGATCTCATATGGAGCTCATATTGACATGGAGCTGCCAGTGGTGGGGACACCGCTGTATTCTGCATGCATGGCCCGGGCCGCAGCCTGCGTAGATATGCTGCTACACTCAGGTAATCTGCAACCTCTGCAGTGTAACAAACAGTAAGGAACAATCCTCACAGACACAGAGGGCTGTTTATGACAAATGTATAAAGTGAAAAACTTCACACTGAGCCACTCATATGCTGCATTGTTGGTCTCACTAGTGATTTCTCATCGCCTTACATACACATTGATACCCAAACTACAACAAGGACCATTAGCCTTCAATTGTGCTGTATGTTTTCAGTCCTTGTTGTGTTGCATATTCCATGTATTCAATTAAATTAACACACCAAGGTTTTCAGTATTTGATAATTTCCACACTGTGACTCATTTATTAGGTAATACAGACAGTAGAGAGTGGAATTAGTCATCTCATTCACTTCCATACCTTGTGCTTGATAACAGTATGTTGAGTGATGgtataaaagtaacataatcCAAAGAAGGAATAATGTGTGGAACTGAGTGTGGTTTTGAATCTTGTTCACAAATAATAGTTTAATGATTTAGTGTGCTGGTCTGTTTCCAGACCAGCACACTGATTTAGTTGCTGTTTGTTATCACGCCATTTACACTCTcagtggaaacaggaaacagcaaaaTAACTGCTAGATTCAGTCTAATTTACAGAACTGTCAGGCGTGGCTGCAAACCATTTCGTGTTTTTCATAGCTCTGCTCCAAGTTCTGTTCCaatcttttcatttaattttcactCAGTATTTCTTAATCATTTTAACCACAAAGTGCTGGAATGAACAGTTTGTGAGGACTCATGGGTGGTTTTACTGTTTATGGTCTAAATAACATCATTTGGTTGGTCTGATGTGTTTCCTTGAGTCCGTTTGTGGTTTTTTGTTCATGTAGGGGCAGATGTTCAAATAGGCTGTGGGCAGGACAGTCCGCTACATGCTGCAGTTCGAGAAGGAGAAGCCAAAGTAGTGGACCTGCTGCTGGACTTTGGGGCCGATGGGTGTTGTAGGAACGCTGAGGGCAAGACCCCTCTGGATCTGGCAACACCAAACAGCACAGTGAGAATTGCACTGCAGAAAAGAGGTATgttgtgcatgcatgcatgttacAGAAACACTCCAAATCTAAATCTAATTTAAGGTAGAACAactccactctctctctgtctctctctgtctctctctctctctctctctctctctcacctgatCAGGTCCCTGCTCTCTGTCTCAGCTGTGTCGTTTCTGTATTCGCCGAACTCTGGGAAGGAGTCGTCTGCACAGTGCCTCCAGCCTATTCCTTCCACCAATTATCAAGGACTTCCTCCTCTACCAATGAGCCGTCTCTGCTTGGCTTGTGTGGCTCTCTTTGGACTACATAGATTTATTTGTCCTTCACATTTTTACCTTGTCTCCAACCAATGAGGCAAAACATGTGAGAAAAAGACATCTACATTCAGAGAATGGGACTAAGTTTTGTCAGTCGTCTGTATTTTATAATACGGTTGCTTTCAATAATATAATCGTTGCCATTTTCATATTAgtcaaatgaaatatgttggaTACAAGTGTAATTTCATATAATATTAGAGGTTATGTATTTTTGTACTCTTAATGAAGTGCTTTCTGTTTCCTTTGTATGGATTTTACATtgttccaatttttttttttataatgacagttttatatttttgtgcagGATCTCACAAAATAGGTATAACTTGTAAATCTCTGTATCCACTAAaagtaaatattgtattttgtaaaaaGTATTCTAAAAAGATGATGGTAATGTTGTTTTGTGGGTATCTATGGTGATCTATAAGTCACATGGCTGATCAATGGACTGTAAATAAGGAAACCAGAAGCAagacaagacacacaaaaatgtttagTGAATAAAGCATGGTGAACTGAGGAAGACGTATTAATTTTGATGAacttacaaaaaatatttgttggaaATATGTCCAGATTTTGCAGCATTGTCAACACAAGGATTAAAGAAGTAGGcaactttaaaagaaaagtctGAGTACACTAGATTTCAGTGAACTGAGCAGTGGACGGTGTTGCTCAAGGGGAATTAATTTCCTGTATTCAAATACCAATCTAAAAGGTCACCTCTGCAGAGACTTGAAGAATCTTGTTTGAGTATGTAGGAGCCATGAATGGATTAATTTCAAGTTTGAATGAATTGCAAAGTAgtaattcttttgttttatattttgggttattttggtttgtttattattgcacGATCACGGGGATTGATAATCAGGTCACATGGATATGGGCGGTGGTATCCTATAGTTAATTTAAGcacctgttcacctgcatgCCAGCTGGTAAGAGACAGAGGGTGAGTGGGTCGTCGTATTTTTTGTTGACCGCTGTTTTACACCTGAACGCTGTTTTACACCTGAACGCTGTTTTACACCTGAACGCAGTGATTATTTTGAGTAGCCTATATTTTGTGCAAGTTATAATAAGTTGATCACTTTcattaataaaagttattaaaccTACAGTTTTGATCTCAGCGAATCTTTTTGGTAGCGTGTCGGACAAACGGCAAACAAGGCCCAACCTCAGCCTCTCAGCGACTTTTACGTTGTTGCCAGTAGTCGCTACAGAGTAGATTTAACTTGACGCTTCTTCATTTAAATAGCACAGAAAAGTCTGAGCCTTCACAGAAAGTTCTGAAAGAGGGATATATGCTGTGATtttgcgtgtgtatgtgtgtcgaTGGATTTCCTGCTGCTCATGCCCACATTCAGCGGTTACATGCAATACCTGTGAGACGATAACACCATTCAGAATGTCCACGATCTTTCACTGATGTCTCCACTGTGTACAAAATGACATTTGGAGGAGTTGTACACAGCATGTTAGATAAAGCAACTTAGATGTTGACATTTTCTGAGAAGCCCACAGTTCACAGTAGGTTTACACCAAACACCCATGTTACATACAAAGAGCAGGTCTACTGACTCAATGTAATAAAATTTATTCTAGAAATATAATCCAATGTAGTCCAAATATAATCCAATGTAGTCAATTGTGTTACACCATGGGAAAAGTCAGAAATGCAGCAGAGTGAAATACTCAGTGGTGCTACTGTGCTTCTCTTGATCTGTGGTATCAATCAATACACCAGaatgtttcacatgttttttgACTTTAATCAGCTCACAATCAGAGAACCTCTTAAAAATGACATCTCAAATCATATTTAATAGTATACAAACATCAAGATGGCACAAATCAACAACAAATTTACAGCACAGTTCTGtaatataaacacaattaacAGTATTGTTGTACCTTGTGAATACTTTGTGAAACTGCATATCAGCAACATATTATTAGGACagaaatgattagtcgatttaatcgattagtcgacggacagaaaattaatcatcattAAATAATTTATCCAAGAACGTGAGTCTACAATCAGCTCTGTGAGTTGTACTTATGACAACTCACAGCAGCACTTTGACCTAAATGCCTATTTGTTTACCATCTCAGTATAACACATTAGCATGCTAtcatttgctaattaacacaaggtacagctgaggctgatgggaaagtcatttcattcattttgctgatatttggtcaacaaaattaaaaagtcaGAGGATTAAAGTTATTACCATTCATTTTGAGGGGGagatgaatgtctgcaccaaatttaaTGTCAATCCATtgaatagttgttgagatatttcagtctggatcaaagtggtgaaCTGACCGACAGACTCAGCATCATCGTCATCCTTAGAAACATGCCTAAAGATGCTAAATATTCACTTTCCAGCTTCTTAAGatgttagcattagctgcttttctcagttttaaatCATTGTGAATTGATTATcgttgggttttggactgttggtcagactaAACAAGTTATTTTAACGTGTCACATttagcaaatttaaaaaataataacgGATGAactaataataaacataatcagTACTTGCAGCcctatatattattatacatatgattattacattacatgaaCAAAAAGCTGCTGAATTTTGTACAAGTCTAACAAACACACCACTAACTAACTCAAGATATTTAACAGGAACATCTCTGTGAATACAACATGTGACATTTAACAATTCTTCTGGTAACATTTGACCCATCTTGCATAAAAAACGTTTCCAGTACACAAAATAGCAGGAATTAAATATGTTCACTTTGAATATTTTACAACCATTAAACCCTCAAATGTCAGAGGAACCTGCTGTTCCTCTCCAGCAGATAAAAACATGCACAACAGAACTAAAACCATAAGTGAATTTCATTTTACACCTAAAGATCTTTGAATTTTACATCAAACAGATTCataacacaaagagaaaaaactaCCAACTATAAGGATTtgcttttttacatttgtttgacatATGTACAAAAAATGTTCTGTACCAGAGTTACTGACAAGCAGCTTTACATCTGCACTGATTGTATCTCTTCAGAAACAGTTCTTTTGATAGTTGGATAGTCAGCAGGTAAGATATTAagatatatgtttatatatgtaacATTATTTCAGGGTGTTTTGTAATAAAAGGTAAGTGAGAAGTGATGAACTCATGACTGAGATGGCTTGACAAGTGGTTGTCTCCATTCATCATACTGACGCTAACACTTCTACATCAGAACTGAACATGATGTCTGTAAAACTCAGTGTGAGGAGATAATTATCACATGATCGACATGACTCCAGATCAAGTTAATGAAACCCCCCACAGGTTGACAGATGTTTTTAGACAGTGGTTATGTTTGTGCTCCTGCTATTCTGGCTGTGCAAGTGTCTCTGAGTATGGGAGCACAGGAGCTGCTTGTTAAAGTGTTTGCTGAAGCTTTTGCTCATCAGGTAGAGGGCAAACGGGTTCACACAGGAGTTGGTGAAGGCCAAGATGCGAGCACACACGCTGGCGATGAAGTGGCCCAGTGATGTGTCCACCTGGTCGTAGTGATAGGAGCGGTACAAGTAGATCACATGACTGGGCAACCAGCAGACAGCAAACAAGCCAACAAACACCAGAACAGTCTTTGCCAGACGCTTCCTGGACTTTATCTGAGATGAGAGTACAAAGAGAAGAAAGCGTTTATTTGTCTCCTTGTGTCCATtgcagttttcttgttttacatTCTTGGCAgcaatattgtgttttatcatGTACCTACTACATGTCatgcttatttttttgtataacTGTGCAACAAAGCACTCCTGCAATAAAAATCTCATTGAGTTTACATATTGTAAATAAAGGTTTCAAACAATCAGTCAGTATTTCTCAACACAGTAGAATTACTGAATATGGAAATACTTAAGAACAAAACGACTCATAAATGGCAAAAAGTATCGATCTAAAACTGGCTTCCTGCaacattaaatcacaaaaaagacaaaaatatacaaatactaaatatgcataaaaattcaaaattatacttaagcATTTCTCATTTTTCCTTTATGAATGCATCAACATTGATATATAGAGTAACCCAGCACCCCTGAGAATATTATTTTTGCCGACCTTCAGTAGTTAAACTTCTCACCTTGATGTAGTGATATAAAAGTGTACTCCAGACACCATAACATCACTGGTGGGTGCGGTCAGAGGGGAAACAGGCTTGAAATTTTCAACTGGAGAGGgcagtgaaacactgcttttcagCCTAATGTTCAGTTACtctttgaatgcatttttatacagtacatcagtatcagtatcagtggtTCTCAGCTGTTTTGGCTCATGACCTCTGTGACCTCTACCGGTTGAGACCAGTTCAACAAaagaatgtttttctttttctttgttttatgtaaaaaattCTTAGATATGAAAGTATCCAATAATTCTCAAGACTAGAGTTGAaccgttttttgtttttttttctgttgacaaCACAGTCTCACCTGAATGTCCATTTAGTACCTGTTCCATAGCTTTTGGtcacatcacatgatcttcatcagcagatagtTAGTAATTGTATATCTTCACAtgagaagtccttaaagtgctcagaaaaaaagttAAGCTTGAACATCTATAACTCCACAGCAGCTACTAAATAAACCTTGAGactgttttgtcaactgcttttcccaagtcaagaatgaacataAATTTTTTGATGCTTTCCTATCCTGTTAATCATCTtttgacccctcagatttatcttgtgactcCTTGTGTGGGTTCTGACcctcaggttgggaaccactccAGTTCCAGTATGTATGTggatatgaatatatgaatggaAGTTGCAGCAATGgtgcatgtacatgtacatgtatagTTAGATGTTCAATTTTCACACTATAATACCCACTGCACCaacaaattatacatatttgtttcagtttaaaatACTAAATGTACAATGcatttcattcattactgtatatttgaacaggttctatatactgtacataaccacctactatatgtatataaagtaacatgtctttttttttaccatttaatattttcctcagCACTCCttgcactcttcacttctttgcactatttgtatcctgtttacagttcacagaaatgGTTTCACCGGTTGATAgacattccttgtgtatatttctgaagactgttttattgttattctgtgtaagtacactgagagccactaaattggagtcaaattccttgtatgcataaacatacttggccaataaagagCATTCTGATTCTGAGattattgtatttaattgttttgttaaaggttttagaggaaaaatattattaatcggaaataaaatgtgtatgtCCTCACCTGTTTCTGCATGTGCAGGTGTCCTTCAGCGGGAATGTTCACAGAGCTCCTGACCAGGCTGTGAGCAATGAAGCAGTAGTAGATGGATATGATGAAGAGCGGGATGATGTAGAAGATCAGGAAGGAGGCGGTGGAGTGAATCTTTGGGTGCAACTCCCCGGCATGGGGGTAGGGTGCACAGGTCACAAATGACTCATTGGTGTGGCTGGTGGTGAAGGTGTGCAGGTCAGAGAAGACGGCTTCAGGAATCGCCAGAGTCACTGAGAGGAGCCAGATTGCCCCGGCTCGTAAACAGATACTGAGTGTAGCGCTGGACCTGTGGATATCCAGGGGTTTGACAATCGCTCTGTACctaaaaggagaggagaaattaATTGTAAACTGGAATGATAATGGGTTTTTTTCCTTAGTGTGGAAAGACTGCTCATATTAAGATGAGCGCTGATTACCTCATTAAACTTTCTGATTATGCATGCAACCAAAAACAACTGTCTCATCACTGATTTCAATGTGGCACTCCACCACTTTGGACCGAGGCAGACTGTTGTGTACATATATCTATTGATCCCTCTGAACACATCTTCAGTGATGTTCCTGGAATCATCAGGTGTTTTTGGGTCTTTCAAAATCATACACCCTCCTCCAGGTGACCCAGCTGGGGCTAATCAGACCCCAGCTTGTGTCCAGATGGCTAGCTACTTATGACTACATGCCCAAATGTCTCAAGGCTCTGGCTAAAGAACAGGCAGCAAATCCATTGCATCCAACTTCCAATGGGAGACACCTCACTCTCCACCCAGCCTGCTTACAGTTGCTGACCGGTCCTGCGTACTTGGAGAGCTTCCTTTCAATGGCCTCTTCCAAGCAATCTTCCCATGGCACTGTCAGCTCCAGCAGCACAGCTTGCTTGGTGGACCCAGACACAAGGACAATATCTGGTTACAGGGTGGTGGCTGCAATATGGTTGGGGTACTTCAGCTACTGTTCAAGGTCCCCCAACAGCTGCCAGTCCCTTGCAGAGGTCAGGCTgccaaaagatgtttttttggaGGGCTTTGGCAGCTCCCCAGCTCTGACAAAGGTGATGGCCTGCTGGGAGGGTCGGGACCGCTTTGCTCACTCAACTCCTGTGCTAATGGCTTCAGCGATGGTCTTCAGAACTCCTTTGGTACTGTCCCTATCCAAGTACCTTTGTGCAACAGCTGAGGATGTGCTCTAGGGTTCCTCGCTTGGAGCAGAGTAGGCATGCTGGTGGCTCTAGTTTACCCCATTTGTGGAGATTTGATGGGCTTGGAAGCACATCATATACTGCCTCGATGAAAAATTTGATGCGGTGTGGCTCAGCCTTCCAAAGTTCAGCCCAGGTCACTTTCCTCTTAACAGCATTCTCCCATTTTGTCCAAGCTCCCTGTTGCTTCATTCCCACCGACTTGCAGGTTCTGGTCTCCTTCACTGCTGCTCTCACCTCCTCCTGAACTAGGCGGCGCCTTTCCTTTCCTCTGATGGTTTTCATTTGGGGAATTGGAAAGGATCCTAGCCCAGCTCGGCCTCATGTGACCACTCCAACCAGCTTATTGTGATACAGCCTTGCCTCTGCTTCCTGAACAGCTTCTTCTGCCTTCTACTTCCTGCCGGTCCTCACTTTGATCCCTGCTTTAGCCAGCTTTGGATCACTTGAGTCCCTGTACTGTACCTCTGGTTCTTGTTACTTTGAATTCCTCCTCCAAGGACTTGAAGGGCAGTCGCAATTTGTTGTGGTGTCCGTAGAGTGCAATGCTGCTCAGGCTCTTTGGCACCTTCAGCGATCTCCTGAGGTGGTTGCTGACCCTCCTCTCTTAGGTCTCAACTATTAAGATCGGAACTGCATAGACAAGGAGGGGCCATAGGATTCTGGGAATAATTCCATGCTGATACACCCAGGCTTTGAACTTTCCAGGTAGGCCAGACTTGTCCACAGATTTCAGCCAGCCCTCAAACTCTGTGCAGGTCGACTGAATGGATGTCATGTCCCTCAGAAAGCTGTCAAAAACCTTGCTTTAGCTCTTGATTGGCTTCTCTGTGATAGTTGGGATGGTTGTGCCTGCAATGTTGAACCAGAACTTTTCCTCGACCTTTCCTTTCCTCAGCATCATAGATCTTGATTTTGCTGGTTTGAAACACATCCAAACCCACTCCGGCTTTTCAAGCCCCTGCAGAATCCACCAGCATCCCAGGACTGATTCTGTGGTGAATCTGAGGTCATCCATGAATGCCCTGATGGGTGGTTGCCGTTCAGCGGAATTCATTCTGGGCCCTTTGTACTCTGGTTCAGCAGACTTAGTGAGCATGTTCACGGCTAGGGAGAACAGTGCCACAGAGATAGTGCACCCTGTGATGATGCCAATCTTCACCTTGTGCAAGCTTGATGTAATTGGTCCTGAAGAAACCCTCATCCTGAAGTTGCTATAGTAATCAGCAATGAGGTCTCTGATTCTGCTGGGGACATAATGTTTGTGTGAGCTGCACCAGCTTGTGTGGAATAGAGCCATATGCATTTGCCAGATCAAGCCACAACACTCACAGGTCGCCCTTGTTCTCTCTGACCTCCATGATGAGTTGTGTCTCCACACCGGTGTGGTCCAGACAGGCTGGCATCCCTGAAATGCCACCCTTCAAGACTGATGTGTCAATGTAGGTGTTCTTGGCCAGGTAGGTGCACAGTCGATTGGAAACGGCACTGAAGAGGACCTTTGCCTCGACACACAGCAGGAAGATGATGTGTAACTGGTCTATCTGGGTGGAGTTTTCCTTCTTCGGGATCCACACCCCTTTAGCCACTCTCCACTGCTCTGGGATCTTCCCCCCTTCTTCAGAGGACTCGCAGGATCTTCCACAGACGCAGCAGGAATTTGGGACAGTTCTTGGTGCTGTTTGGTCTGGGACTTCAGCACTTTCATCTCCTGCCCGATGTTGTGGATTCTTACGGCTCTTTGGTTCTTCAAATAAGGTGTTCTGGAgcctttcttctcttcttcaccAAACCATTCAGCTGCGATGCTGACAATGATTGTTGTCATGGCTTGTAGCTTCTCATCGTCCTCCCCAGTCACTGTTGCCTCCAGAATTTGGTTGACATCTTCGTCAAACTGCATCCACAGTGAAGTCATGTTAGCTGCAAGCCATGTGATCCACCTCCTCTTAGACTTGATGTTAGAGGGATTAGTTTGCAACACTTGGAGGTTCCGGGAACTATGGGGTGACTCTGGGCCTGGCACCTCCTGCATCTCATCAGGTTGGACACTTGTGCAATGTGCTGCTTCTGCTCCAACCAGACACTTCATCCTTGCTTGGTGGTTCTTCAAGCTGCGAATGTTCTTGCAGATTTTGCCACATACACACTGTTTGCTCATAGTCATTTGTTCTTTGCCTGGGTCTGATGCCGTTGTGTCATCCTCCCCCCCTCTCGGGCACCCCCGGGGGTATTTTTCCATTAGATACATCATAGCTTTTTTCATCATAGACTCAATTTCCTTCCTTCAATCACAACAAGAAAATCTTAAGCTTATCTTATACAGCAGAGAAAATTAATTTaggatttaaatcaaaacagGAATGATAATATTGGCTCCTGGACAGGATGAGTTACACATCAAAGAGACAGTTTGTTAATTAAAACTGGCattaaatgttcttttgttCCCGAAAGCTACAAAATTTCCAAAGGTCACACGTGCTGGAAATACTGAAAGATGCTGGCAGCTCCCAACACTTGTTCAGACAAGTTTTCAACATATCATAGACTGaatatttactttactgttTCAGGTTGTTTATTCCCAGATCAACAGAAATACCACCAAAATCATTGTAGTTCTACATTAAAATTATCACATTATATTAAATCAGTCTAACACCTAAATATAATGTTCCTAACATTACACTTATACATAACATTAGACTTTCTTGTTGCACTTGATATTCGCAAAGGAACACACAGTTTTGCTGAGATAATTGTAACAGTGTcattgtaattactgtagtttttttatCTATTCAACCTActggtgtgtttattttttcaaacttgcATTGTACAGACAAAAACTGTTCAAACCCACACAGCTTTATTTGAAAATTTCCAAAAAATAGGCCAGCATGGACAGTGAGGACACTAAAATCATGTCCTTATTGTTGCCAGTTTGTGATAATTTAGAGGTTTAAAGGAGCCAAGGAGGAACAAGTAAGAGGACTTAGAAtattttgagattattttgaaTATCAAGCTCAATTTTAAAGCCAACATGAACAAGAAGTCCTAGAAGAATAAGTTTGAAAAGAGAATTTGAACATCTAAAGTGCCCTGACAACAGAGCAAACTCCAATCTCATaatgaaga
This genomic interval carries:
- the asb11 gene encoding ankyrin repeat and SOCS box protein 11; this encodes MAAVQTEVSLYSQPWQRPLHIYGGLVCNSLMADSWSDRTPLHEAAYQGRLLHLRSLITQGFHVDTLTMDRVSPLHEACLGGHYACAKFLLDSGANVDAVSTDGATPLFNSCSSGSAACVRLILQHSASIHTTYQLASPIHEAAKKDHRECLELLISYGAHIDMELPVVGTPLYSACMARAAACVDMLLHSGADVQIGCGQDSPLHAAVREGEAKVVDLLLDFGADGCCRNAEGKTPLDLATPNSTVRIALQKRGPCSLSQLCRFCIRRTLGRSRLHSASSLFLPPIIKDFLLYQ
- the LOC121907283 gene encoding gastrin-releasing peptide receptor-like, producing MSLEDSFVLEPEDSRLSVLNVSRVFWDSTGEQHQYNIWLPGIGIAAVYGIIIIVGLVGNVTLMKTCLLVKSMRTVPNLFLSSLALGDLLLLVTCAPVDASRYLVDEWLFGRVGCKLIPFIQLTSVGVSVFTLTALSADRYRAIVKPLDIHRSSATLSICLRAGAIWLLSVTLAIPEAVFSDLHTFTTSHTNESFVTCAPYPHAGELHPKIHSTASFLIFYIIPLFIISIYYCFIAHSLVRSSVNIPAEGHLHMQKQIKSRKRLAKTVLVFVGLFAVCWLPSHVIYLYRSYHYDQVDTSLGHFIASVCARILAFTNSCVNPFALYLMSKSFSKHFNKQLLCSHTQRHLHSQNSRSTNITTV